The Anoxybacillus flavithermus genome has a segment encoding these proteins:
- a CDS encoding manganese ABC transporter ATP-binding protein: MNPLVVEQMTVAYDRQLVLEDVSFSVPEGKLVGIIGPNGAGKSTLMKAMLNFIPRMHGSVFVYGQPYEKQRHLVGYVPQRNSVDWDFPTNALDVVLMGRYGHIGLWKRPRKEDVEIAMQCLDKVGMLPYAKRQISQLSGGQQQRVFLARALAQDASIYLMDEPFVGVDAATEKAIIQLLNELKTRGKTVLVVHHDLQTVRDYFDYVLLLNKRVIAFGETERTFTYDHIQNTYGGKVTFLSTTHIVG; the protein is encoded by the coding sequence ATGAATCCGCTAGTTGTTGAACAAATGACAGTTGCGTATGATCGGCAACTTGTATTAGAAGATGTATCATTTTCTGTTCCAGAAGGAAAGTTAGTAGGGATTATCGGTCCAAACGGGGCAGGGAAATCAACATTAATGAAGGCGATGTTAAATTTTATTCCGCGTATGCACGGGAGTGTTTTCGTATACGGTCAACCGTATGAGAAGCAAAGGCATCTTGTTGGATACGTTCCACAACGAAATTCTGTTGATTGGGATTTTCCAACGAATGCGCTTGATGTTGTATTAATGGGGAGATACGGTCATATCGGACTATGGAAACGACCACGAAAAGAAGACGTAGAGATTGCAATGCAATGTTTAGATAAAGTCGGCATGTTGCCGTATGCGAAACGGCAAATTAGCCAACTATCTGGTGGACAGCAGCAGCGTGTGTTTTTAGCGCGTGCACTTGCACAAGATGCTTCTATTTATCTTATGGATGAACCGTTTGTTGGCGTCGATGCCGCAACAGAAAAAGCGATTATTCAACTGTTGAATGAACTAAAAACACGTGGAAAAACGGTATTGGTTGTCCATCATGATTTGCAAACGGTGCGAGATTATTTCGATTATGTTTTATTGTTAAATAAACGTGTCATAGCGTTTGGTGAAACAGAACGCACATTCACGTATGATCATATTCAAAATACGTATGGTGGAAAAGTGACTTTTCTCTCTACCACACATATTGTGGGGTGA
- a CDS encoding manganese transporter, producing the protein MKKWLVVWTVLLLLFGCETKAPKKDVIYVVATTGQIADLVEQIGGEYVHVEALMGPGVDPHLYKATQGDIQKLSQADIIFYNGLHLEGKLGEIFTKISKAKKVVAVSETIAKEKLIEIDGVYDPHIWFDLDLWRHATQKVRDELSVMDPKHKQIYQKRAEAYESQLMQLKEEAKKEMNAIPKKQRVLITAHDAFHYFGRAYDIEVVGLQGLSTDAEYGLKDIQELVDMIVDRNIQAVFVESSVSKKAIEAVVEGAKQRGHHVSIGGELFSDALGKKGTEEGTFIGMYRYNVKTIAQALKGEGR; encoded by the coding sequence ATGAAAAAATGGTTGGTTGTATGGACCGTTTTATTATTGTTGTTCGGTTGTGAAACGAAAGCACCTAAAAAAGACGTTATTTACGTTGTCGCTACAACGGGGCAAATTGCAGATTTAGTTGAACAGATCGGAGGAGAGTATGTTCATGTCGAAGCGCTCATGGGACCAGGAGTAGATCCGCATTTGTATAAAGCGACACAAGGTGACATTCAGAAGTTAAGTCAAGCAGACATCATCTTTTACAACGGGCTTCATTTAGAAGGAAAACTCGGAGAAATATTTACAAAGATATCAAAAGCGAAAAAAGTCGTCGCAGTAAGTGAAACGATTGCGAAGGAGAAGTTAATTGAAATAGATGGAGTATATGATCCACACATATGGTTTGATCTCGATTTATGGAGACATGCGACGCAAAAGGTAAGAGACGAATTAAGTGTAATGGATCCAAAACATAAACAAATATATCAAAAACGAGCGGAAGCATATGAATCTCAACTCATGCAGTTAAAAGAAGAAGCCAAAAAAGAGATGAACGCTATTCCAAAAAAACAGCGAGTTTTAATTACGGCCCATGATGCTTTTCATTATTTCGGTCGTGCGTATGATATCGAAGTGGTTGGTTTACAAGGATTGAGCACGGATGCAGAATACGGATTGAAAGATATTCAAGAGCTTGTTGATATGATTGTTGATCGAAATATTCAAGCTGTATTTGTGGAAAGCAGTGTATCGAAAAAGGCAATTGAAGCGGTTGTTGAAGGAGCAAAACAGCGTGGCCATCACGTTTCGATTGGTGGAGAACTATTTTCAGATGCGCTCGGAAAAAAGGGGACTGAAGAAGGGACGTTCATTGGTATGTATCGTTACAATGTTAAAACGATTGCACAAGCATTGAAGGGGGAAGGACGATGA